A window of Peromyscus eremicus chromosome 7, PerEre_H2_v1, whole genome shotgun sequence contains these coding sequences:
- the LOC131914207 gene encoding olfactory receptor 8B8-like: MSLANGSSVTEFILMGLTDQPELQMPLFFIFLITYMITAIGNLSLSILILLNSHLQTPMYFFLFNLSFIDLCYSSLITPKMLMNFILEKNIISYMGCMTQFYFFGFFAISECYVLTAMAYDRYVAICNPLLYSVVMSPKKCSYLMLGSYLMGLSGAMIHTGCVLRLTFCDRNIINHYFCDLLPLLQLSCTSIYVNEIELFIETGKDIIVPTVVIFTSYGFILSSILKIQSTAGKSKAFSTCSSHIIAVSMFFGSSAFMYLKPFSAVSMDEAKFSSIFYSIVVPMMNPLIYSLRNKDVKVALKKTLNRMFCHNLISI, from the coding sequence ATGTCTTTGGCCAATGGTTCTTCAGTAACTGAATTTATTCTCATGGGCTTAACAGACCAGCCTGAACTCCAAATGCccctcttcttcatttttctaatAACATATATGATAACTGCAATTGGAAATTTGTCCTTgagcattttaattttgttaaattcTCATCTCCAAACACCCAtgtacttttttctctttaacttGTCCTTCATAGACCTCTGTTATTCTTCTTTGATTACACCCAAAATGCTGATGAACTTCATACTAGAGAAGAACATTATCTCTTACATGGGGTGCATGACTCAGTTCTACTTCTTTGGCTTTTTTGCAATTTCTGAATGTTATGTGTTGACAGCAATGGCCTATgatcgctatgtggccatctgcaatCCACTCTTGTATAGTGTTGTCATGTCTCCAAAGAAATGTTCCTATCTTATGCTTGGTTCATATTTGATGGGACTTTCTGGTGCCATGATCCACACTGGTTGTGTCCTGAGACTGACCTTCTGTGATAGGAACATCATCAATCACTATTTCTGTGACCTCCTCCCTTTACTGCAGCTCTCCTGCACCAGCATCTATGTCAATGAGATAGAACTGTTCATTGAAACAGGAAAAGACATCATTGTGCCCACAGTCGTCATCTTTACCTCTTATGGCTTCATCCTCTCCAGCATCCTCAAAATACAATCCACTGCTGGCAAGTCCAAAGCCTTCAGCACTTGCAGTTCTCACATAATAGCGGTTTCTATGTTCTTTGGGTCAAGCGCATTTATGTATCTCAAACCCTTTTCAGCTGTATCTATGGATGAGGCAAAGTTCTCTTCCATATTTTACAGCATTGTGGTTCCCATGATGAACCCTTTAATCTACAGCTTGAGGAACAAAGATGTCAAAGTTGCTTTGAAAAAAACCCTGAACAGAATGTTTTGTCACAATCTAATCTCCATATAG
- the LOC131914208 gene encoding olfactory receptor 8B8-like yields MDSVNLSFVTEFILVGLTDQPELQMPLFFLFLAMYLVTALGNLCLITLTVLNSHLHTPMYFFLFNLSFIDLCYCSVFTPQMLVNFILRENTISYVKCMTQVYFFCFFAISECYVLTSMAYDRYMAICNPLLYNVVMSPKLCLSLMLGSYFIAFSDAVAHTACMLRLTFCDVNTINHYFCDIPPLLQLSCTSTYVNKLVIFIVVSINIIVPTSTIFISYGFILSSIFHISSSEGRSKALSTCSSHILAVSLFFGSGAFVYFKPSSAGSMNEGKIYSVFYTNVVPMLNPLIYSLRNRDIKFALMKSLNKKNF; encoded by the coding sequence ATGGACTCAGTAAATCTCTCTTTCGTGACTGAATTCATTCTGGTAGGATTAACAGACCAGCCTGAACTCCAAATGCccttgttctttctgtttctagcaaTGTATCTGGTCACTGCATTGGGAAATCTGTGTTTGATAACTCTGACTGTGCTGAATTCTCACCTCCATACTCCTAtgtacttttttctctttaacttGTCCTTTATAGACCTCTGCTATTGCTCTGTGTTCACTCCCCAAATGCTGGTGAACTTTATATTAAGGGAGAATACAATTTCCTATGTAAAATGTATGACTCAAgtctatttcttttgcttttttgctaTTTCTGAGTGTTATGTCTTGACTTCAATGGCCTATGATCGATACATGGCCATTTGCAATCCACTGTTGTATAATGTTGTCATGTCTCCTAAATTATGTTTGAGCCTTATGCTTGGTTCCTACTTTATTGCATTTTCTGATGCTGTAGCTCACACCGCATGCATGCTGAGACTGACCTTCTGTGATGTCAACACCATCAACCACTACTTCTGTGATATTCCTCCTTTGCTCCAGCTCTCCTGCACAAGCACATATGTCAACAAACttgtcatttttattgttgtgagcATCAACATCATTGTTCCTACTTCAACTATCTTTATCTCCTATGGCTTCATTCTTTCTAGCATCTTCCACATCAGTTCCTCTGAGGGCAGGTCCAAAGCCTTGAGTACCTGCAGCTCCCACATTCTTGCTGTTTCTCTGTTCTTTGGTTCAGGTGCATTTGTGTATTTCAAACCCTCCTCAGCTGGGTCTATGAATGAAGGAAAAATCTATTCTGTCTTTTATACCAATGTGGTTCCTATGTTGAATCCCTTAATCTATAGCTTGAGGAACAGAGATATTAAATTTGCCCTGATGAAAAGCCTGAACAAGAAGAACTTTTGA